TTCTTCTTTAGGAAAAGGAATCATTGCAGCATCTTTGGCAAAGCTACTACAAGCTAGAGGTTATCGAACGACCATTCAAAAATTTGATCCATACATCAATGTTGATCCAGGAACACTAAATCCTTATGAACACGGTGAATGTTTCGTAACTGATGATGGAGCAGAAACCGATTTGGATTTAGGTCATTACGAACGATTTTTGAATGTGCCAACATCTCAAGCCAACAATGTTACGACTGGAAGAGTTTATCTTTCTGTTATTGAAAAAGAACGTCGTGGTGAGTTTTTAGGCAAAACGGTTCAAGTTGTTCCTCATATTACCAATGAAATCAAAGACAGAATGCAATTGCTTGGAAAATCAGGCGATTTTGATATTGTAATTACAGAAATTGGTGGAACTGTTGGTGATATTGAATCACTACCTTATATAGAATCGGTTCGTCAATTAGTTTGGGAATTAGGCGAAAATAATGGAATTGTAATTCATTTAACATTAGTTCCATATCTTGCTGCTGCGGGTGAGTTAAAAACAAAACCAACGCAACATTCTGTTAAGACTTTGATGGAAAGCGGAATCAAAGCAGATATTTTAGTTTGTAGAACTGAACATGAGTTATCAGATGATTTACGTCAAAAGTTAGCTTTGTTTTGCAATGTAAAACGTGAAGCTGTAATTCAATCTATTGATGCATCAACAATTTATGAAGTGCCAAATTTGATGCTTGAAGAAGGATTGGATGTTGTAGCATTAAAAAAATTAAATCTTTCAGAACAGAATAATCCTGATTTAACTAATTGGAATATATTTTTAGACAGATTAAAAAATCCAAAACATACTGTTAATGTTGGTTTAGTTGGGAAATATGTTGAATTGCAAGATTCTTATAAATCTATTTTGGAAGCTTTTATTCATGCTGGAGCTGCTAATGAAACTAAAGTAAATGTAATTTCTATTCATTCTGAATATTTGGATGCCAATTCGGCAGATAATCAACTTAAAAATCTTGACGGCATACTTGTTGCTCCAGGATTTGGCGAACGTGGAATAGAAGGTAAAATTGAAACTGTTCGTTATGCAAGAGAAAATAATATTCCATTTTTTGGTATTTGTTTAGGAATGCAAATGGCAGTAATTGAATATTCTAGAAATGTTCTTGGATTGAAAGAAGCAAATTCAACAGAAATGAATGAAAACACTCCAAATCCAGTAATTTCTATCATGGAAGAACAAAAAAGCATTACCGATAAAGGCGGAACTATGCGTTT
The window above is part of the Flavobacterium sp. PMTSA4 genome. Proteins encoded here:
- a CDS encoding CTP synthase — translated: MNQTKYIFVTGGVTSSLGKGIIAASLAKLLQARGYRTTIQKFDPYINVDPGTLNPYEHGECFVTDDGAETDLDLGHYERFLNVPTSQANNVTTGRVYLSVIEKERRGEFLGKTVQVVPHITNEIKDRMQLLGKSGDFDIVITEIGGTVGDIESLPYIESVRQLVWELGENNGIVIHLTLVPYLAAAGELKTKPTQHSVKTLMESGIKADILVCRTEHELSDDLRQKLALFCNVKREAVIQSIDASTIYEVPNLMLEEGLDVVALKKLNLSEQNNPDLTNWNIFLDRLKNPKHTVNVGLVGKYVELQDSYKSILEAFIHAGAANETKVNVISIHSEYLDANSADNQLKNLDGILVAPGFGERGIEGKIETVRYARENNIPFFGICLGMQMAVIEYSRNVLGLKEANSTEMNENTPNPVISIMEEQKSITDKGGTMRLGSWKCDLDGNSLAYSIYKNKQIQERHRHRYEFNNEYRKQLEDKGLKASGINPDTGLVEIIELENHPFFIGVQYHPEYKSTVANPHPIFVSFVAAMKKHKNN